A single window of Plasmodium malariae genome assembly, chromosome: 8 DNA harbors:
- the PmUG01_08048400 gene encoding conserved Plasmodium protein, unknown function translates to MFNFCVFCFCCFLFNYFSCIKLQRATQLESCSKYKKTDKLFINDSTFLFNNYSSNKNVNRNNYKLFYKSKSEKQIHESGYLYPFDHLEKKKKKFPPDPYVLSDEEREEKAREMFDDKINEDDDMLSYDDEEDAKKYFGKTIFSKLNALQQWEEGQADGQPDDQTDCQVDTHEDDQSDGYSTDGNGGMVNHDYISKVEKHNHNAEVSTKKKIERQKVNITFYISEENKIECEMMKDQVYYLFHSSMDNAFIECFELHIDLCIIPRENIISVSYNFENINYKTSISSLSDLIDFCDKLKKILQNKIDTLYYNEEKKEDMYLSKYLKKELEINKKERNVTNLSKKNLQMSIESSLKLIEKCKQKLYKQNYELTLHDLKQAYNMLPCKYYGFFISNLCSNISVLSYYTNDLQGTFNFALKSIKYEPKYSVAWKCLGDAYRSFRNFWQAKNFYDIAIYLGYKDNIGEDFEEIVQELNNLVQSALKNVDILKENMNNATNIVIKKNIGIVLNKNPDSIGGCYVSYIIEGSKASKKNFHHGDQIVALNSIITYGKPIDHCLKAFQKNDGSYDIIFFKGNIIELYGLKAYKYLIKNDLFYTLFENEKISSFKRNEAVVFDMKGFGTFSEYGMSKGEN, encoded by the coding sequence ATGTTTAATTTTTGCgtattttgtttttgctGCTTCCTTTTCAATTACTTTTCATGCATTAAATTACAAAGAGCTACACAATTGGAATCCTGTTCGAAGTATAAAAAGACGGATAAATTATTCATCAATGATagcacatttttatttaacaattactcatcaaataaaaatgtgaatAGAAACAACTACAAACtcttttataaaagtaaaagtgAAAAACAAATCCATGAGTCAGGTTATTTGTATCCGTTTGACCatttagagaaaaaaaaaaaaaaatttcctccTGATCCTTATGTATTAAGTGATGAggaaagagaagaaaaagcTCGTGAAATGTTTGATGACAAGATTAATGAGGACGACGATATGCTAAGTTATGATGATGAGGAGGATGCCAAGAAGTATTTCGGAAAAACTATATTCAGTAAGTTGAACGCTTTGCAGCAGTGGGAGGAAGGTCAAGCGGATGGTCAGCCGGATGATCAAACGGATTGTCAAGTGGATACTCATGAGGATGACCAATCAGATGGCTATTCTACAGATGGAAATGGTGGTATGGTCAATCATGATTACATCTCGAAGGTTGAAAAACATAATCACAACGCGGAAgtaagtacaaaaaaaaaaattgaaaggcaaaaagtaaacattactttttacatatctgaagaaaataaaatagaatgtGAAATGATGAAAGATCAAGTAtactatttatttcattcttCTATGGACAATGCATTCATCGAGTGCTTCGAGCTGCACATTGATCTGTGTATCATTCCTAGAGAAAATATAATCTCCGTTTCgtataattttgaaaatattaattataaaacttCAATTTCATCACTGTCCGACTTAATCGATTTTTGTgataagttaaaaaaaatattacaaaacaaaattgatactttatattataatgaagaaaaaaaagaggacatgtatttaagtaaatatttaaagaaagaactagaaataaacaaaaaagaaagaaatgtAACAAATCTGTCAAAAAAGAACTTACAAATGAGTATTGAATCATCTTTGAAGCTAATAGAAAAGTgcaaacaaaaattatacaaacaaaattatgaacTCACCTTACACGACTTGAAGCAAGCTTATAATATGCTACCATGTAAATATTATGGCTTCTTCATATCCAATTTATGCTCCAACATATCAGTGTTATCCTACTACACAAATGATTTGCAGGGaacttttaattttgctCTAAAGTCGATTAAGTATGAACCTAAGTATAGTGTAGCCTGGAAATGCTTAGGTGATGCATATAGAAGTTTTAGAAATTTTTGGCAAgccaaaaatttttatgacaTAGCAATATATTTAGGTTATAAAGATAATATTGGAGAAGATTTTGAAGAAATAGTACAGGAGTTAAATAATTTAGTACAAAGTGCTTTAAAAAATGTCGacatattaaaagaaaatatgaataatgcTACAAACattgttattaaaaagaatattggAATTGTATTAAACAAAAACCCTGATTCAATTGGTGGCTGTTACGTATCATACATAATTGAGGGAAGTAAAGctagcaaaaaaaattttcatcatGGAGATCAAATTGTTGCGTTAAATAGTATTATAACATATGGAAAACCAATTGACCACTGCTTAAAAgcatttcaaaaaaatgatgGCTCCtatgatattattttttttaagggaAATATCATTGAATTGTACGGTTTAAAggcatacaaatatttaatcAAAAATGATCTTTTTTATACACTTTTcgaaaacgaaaaaatttCATCCTTTAAGAGAAATGAAGCTGTCGTATTTGACATGAAAGGATTTGGCACATTCTCCGAATATGGAATGTCAAAAGGGGAAAATTAA
- the PmUG01_08048500 gene encoding conserved Plasmodium protein, unknown function — protein MNDDQKTDFRLDQSTSSNGLFTVIERKPLSSLDNNESLNISNLSDPLSNSIDSLTKKKDDRTLISDNICEAYRLNSSQILNDNLDNTVSRISYVDDDVSSFYDSEKDDEFYFDNDISTLGSCYSISSPLKVSKGKKVRSSVASTTNRSSNNNSNSNSNNNSNSNNNSNNNSNNNSNSNSNNNSNNNSNNNSSNSNSSNNIEGHNNIVLDENYSYYAPYMNRHYSKKYSKRDRNKRREGGGDYSDQSKIKICTSSTHEDNLNDYDKEELVKSKNRELLFNEDIGHNKMIVDEKSFRVNKNIYRIVNMNKEDEDDEESFLRKLAHISRGMIRKKKSKGGVQVQESERGEELEEAEEHHHRHNANAKFRKMRNIFTSKESESNEAYNKDSKYYKNSNRFSEGHVLKKYNYLSRYNSDKRIKYKELNNKEGRKSYSEEDYDDRHCYEGYDESLPYDYAITNKIESSGDSNNDNNGINNEHSDSNNNRSAQLKKKREDELNSNNEYISKNKLPKKNEVREHELHEDDIYYEPYTRKNIRSVAQCNDDSDVLNTKHIFQKNKKNVDYNISNNGKEVIFDGNKEKMMMSGHIRFKNMLSNKYEDYYSNTIKHDDYYRGARIKRDSSFDANTNRYNKYADNYVYSNADGKYMNGEGANYRNDDDINNHNINDNNDYNNIDSNIDSSIDINVDNNVDGNIDSNKRKLVYNLNKMQKEEGDGKKYYSNVYGKANRVQGDEDDYTDTYRKEKYVEGLSDRNKIDGYTNDDYKNVEGNVDFYYNKRANAISCKNINKNNKIENNICRDEYNHYQEFYYDRELYNDRKIYNDRKLYDHRNSHHDNSYDNKSNKYSSTVNRKYEEGDSCLYGAGTSSTAVHKNEYYNKNYSHLKSNDHLNENYNNIMYEYSGKSGNDVYSRMNARNGYNDADYYNDSGNVSGNVSGNVSGNVSGNVSGNVSGNVSGNNNNDDENDDGNNYEVRVAQNNPIYSTYEPYEQNNEEHNNGMYGKIKYRNNYNINNVYFDEDLDEQGAYLNGVNRYQNMPNQQSHHTQYAHHTQHMNYKEPLYDQESSRNNNMLNEKGLNENGEKVKEDNHQQGHIPLTISDPMNDEKREEEKNSTKLLIDSKSSTNGITEIIDGKENMTVGLVNKDNVISEDNVNKPNAVMDNNNILNQNVVLPVVTTSSAPPIGMNNTETINKQSGEQLHTPTPAAPPPPAPPVKRKRGRPKVKKTSTEETQQNEIQNSVIPPYQGVGQNLQTNNLNTVNTNIINDPNQPLYSNISSVINPSYNNQLAHNINTHLHIPPELQPHGQTVNFQVPPGPTQTLIHQLTDPINQQLGQPIVQKIGGHLDNHLTQQVGQPLSQQIGMPISQIGQQMNQQMNQQLNQQLNQQLNQQINQQLNQQINQQLNQQMTHQLSEQLNQQLNQQLSQQLNQQLNPPYNQHMYNNNSLNNNMNKQMTQSVYMIPNRINNNFNGNMNDEQYGPIYANFDKDVPNNNNVDSNYYYTNVDQMKNHKEKFFHGGDENGNKNNKRHTTRSTVSASDERNSDRELKKVHKKRGRRRKTDNEQDTDYKTGNSNTNANASVNTNVNNSENMSQGTHKYSVCNENVRNEHKSDPGYSTFVDENNKTVSYRVSYHPADAVWEKISGVKFGPMILTAQSRTTNVILSKKRSIELGNILHNLIYGYIYKGDNVRLTIGKESKNVKSGSPFFLPSFMDCSIHNDDDLGSAKIFLCFVYLK, from the exons atgaatGATGATCAGAAGACCGATTTC AGACTCGATCAATCAACGTCAAGCAACGGATTGTTTACCGTCATAGAGCGAAAGCCGCTCTCGTCATt AGATAACAACGAAAGTTTGAATATAAGCAATTTGAGTGACCCCCTTAGTAACTCAATCGATAGTTtgacgaaaaaaaaagatgatcGTACACTTATCAGTGATAATATATGTGAAGCATATAGATTGAATAGCTcacaaattttaaatgacAATTTAGATAATACTGTAAGTAGAATAAGTTATGTAGATGATGATGTTTCGTCTTTTTATGATTCGGAAAAAGAtgatgaattttattttgataatgATATTTCCACTCTTGGGTCTTGTTACTCAATTTCAAGCCCATTGAAAGTTAGTAAAGGGAAAAAAGTAAGGAGCAGTGTGGCGTCTACAACGAATAGGAGTAGTAACAACaatagcaatagtaatagtaataacaatagtaatagtaataacaatagtaataacaatagtaataacaatagcaatagtaatagtaataacaatagtaataacaatagtaataacaatagtagtaacagtaatagtagtaataatatcgAAGGGCATAATAACATCGTGTTGGATGAGAATTACTCGTATTACGCCCCATATATGAATCGACATTATAGTAAGAAATATTCTAAGAGAGATCGAAACAAAAGAAGAGAAGGTGGAGGGGATTATAGTGATCAAAGTAAAATCAAAATATGCACGTCAAGTACACATGaagataatttaaatgaCTATGATAAAGAGGAATTagtaaaaagtaaaaacagggaattattatttaatgaggACATAGGgcataataaaatgattgtTGATGAGAAATCTTTTCGCGTGAACAAGAACATTTACCGAATagtaaatatgaataagGAGGACGAAGATGATGAGGAAAGTTTTTTAAGAAAACTTGCACATATTAGTAGAGGTATgataaggaaaaagaagagCAAAGGGGGTGTACAGGTCCAGGAATCGGAAAGAGGGGAAGAACTGGAAGAGGCGGAGGAACACCATCACAGGCATAATGCAAATGCAAAATTTCGTAAGatgagaaatatttttacaagtAAGGAGAGCGAATCTAATGAAGCATATAACAAGGACTcgaaatattacaaaaactCGAATAGATTTAGTGAAGGGCAtgttttaaagaaatataattaccTATCAAGATATAACAGTGACaagagaataaaatataaagaactAAATAACAAGGAAGGAAGAAAATCGTATTCTGAAGAGGACTATGATGATAGACACTGTTATGAAGGTTACGACGAATCATTGCCCTATGATTATGcgataacaaataaaatagagtCGAGTGGTGATAGTAACAATGATAACAATGGCATTAATAACGAACATAGTGATAGTAACAACAACCGCAGTGCGCagcttaaaaaaaagagggaGGACGAGTTAAATTCGAATAATGAATACATTTCAAAAAACAAATTGcccaaaaaaaatgaagtgaGGGAACATGAATTGCATGaagatgatatatattatgaaccATATacgagaaaaaatattaggtCCGTAGCACAATGTAATGATGATAGTGATGTGTTAAATACTAAgcatatatttcaaaaaaataaaaaaaatgtagattataatatttctaataatgGAAAAGAGGTAATATTTGATGGAAACAAGGAAAAGATGATGATGAGTGGTCATAtaagatttaaaaatatgttatcaAACAAATACGAAGATTATTATAGTAACACAATAAAGCACGATGATTATTACCGAGGTGCACGCATAAAAAGAGACAGCTCTTTTGATGCAAACACCaatagatataataaatatgcagataattatgtatacagCAACGCGGATGGGAAATATATGAACGGTGAAGGTGCGAATTATAGGAATGATGATGATATTAACAATCAcaatattaatgataataatgattataataatattgataGTAATATAGATAGTAGCATTGATATTAACGTAGATAATAATGTCGATGGTAATATCGATAGTAACAAAAGGAAACTTGTTTACAATTTGAATAAGATGCAGAAGGAGGAAGGCGatggtaaaaaatattacagcAACGTGTATGGCAAAGCGAATAGAGTGCAAGGAGATGAAGACGATTATACTGACACTTATAGAAAAGAGAAATATGTGGAAGGTTTATCTGACCGAAATAAGATAGATGGTTACACTAATGatgattataaaaatgtggaAGGAAATGTCGACTTTTACTACAATAAAAGGGCCAATGCAATAAgctgtaaaaatataaataagaataataagatagagaataatatatgcaGAGATGAGTACAACCATTATCAGGAGTTTTATTATGATAGGGAGTTATACAACGATAGGAAGATATACAACGACAGGAAGTTATATGATCATAGGAACTCTCATCATGATAACTCTTACGATAACAAAAGTAACAAGTATTCTTCCACTGTGAATCGAAAATATGAAGAAGGCGATTCTTGCCTGTACGGTGCAGGTACTTCTTCAACAGCTGTCcacaaaaatgaatattataataaaaattattcgcATTTAAAATCAAATGATCATTTAAATGAgaattacaataatattatgtatgaATATAGTGGAAAGTCAGGTAACGACGTGTACAGCCGTATGAATGCAAGAAATGGTTATAACGATGCAGATTATTACAACGATAGTGGTAATGTTAGTGGTAATGTTAGTGGTAATGTTAGCGGTAATGTTAGCGGTAATGTTAGCGGTAATGTTAGCGGTAATGTTAGcggtaataataacaatgatGACGAAAATGATGATGGTAATAACTATGAAGTGAGAGTTGCGCAGAATAACCCGATTTACAGCACGTATGAACCGTACgaacaaaataatgaagaacATAATAACGGAATGtatggtaaaataaaatataggaaTAATTACAACATAAACAATGTATACTTCGATGAAGATCTAGATGAGCAGGGTGCATATTTAAATGGTGTAAACAGGTATCAAAATATGCCCAATCAACAGAGTCATCATACTCAATATGCTCACCATACGCAGCATATGAATTATAAGGAGCCATTGTATGATCAGGAAAGCAGCAGGAATAATAACATGCTAAATGAAAAAGgattaaatgaaaatggtGAGAAAGTAAAGGAGGATAATCACCAGCAGGGACATATACCCTTGACTATATCCGATCCCATGAATGATGAAAAAAgggaggaagaaaaaaattcaacCAAACTATTAATTGATTCAAAGAGTAGTACAAATGGAATTACAGAAATTATCGATGGGAAGGAGAACATGACAGTCGGTTTAGTTAATAAGGATAATGTGATATCTGAGGATAATGTAAACAAGCCAAATGCAGTGATggataataacaatatattaaatcAAAATGTTGTTCTTCCTGTTGTTACTACCTCGTCTGCACCCCCTATTGGGATGAATAATACTGAaactataaataaacaaagtGGTGAACAACTTCATACACCTACTCCTGCTGCACCACCACCTCCTGCTCCTCCTGTGAAGAGAAAAAGGGGAAGACCGAAAGTAAAAAAGACATCAACTGAGGAAACacaacaaaatgaaatacaAAATAGCGTAATACCACCTTATCAGGGAGTTGGCCAAAATTtacaaacaaataatttaaatacgGTTAATacgaatataataaatgaccCTAACCAACCATTATATAGTAACATAAGTTCAGTTATTAACCCATCCTATAATAATCAACTGgcacataatataaatacgCATTTACATATACCTCCTGAGCTGCAGCCCCATGGTCAGACTGTGAATTTTCAGGTACCACCAGGTCCTACTCAGACACTCATTCATCAGTTAACCGATCCGATAAATCAGCAGTTAGGACAACCCATAGTTCAAAAAATTGGAGGTCACTTAGATAACCACTTAACACAGCAGGTCGGCCAGCCATTAAGCCAGCAAATAGGCATGCCAATTAGTCAGATTGGCCAACAGATGAATCAGCAGATGAATCAACAGTTAAATCAGCAGCTAAATCAGCAGTTAAACCAGCAAATAAATCAGCAGCTAAACCAGCAAATAAATCAGCAGTTAAATCAGCAGATGACTCATCAATTGAGCGAGCAACTAAACCAGCAGCTAAATCAGCAGCTGAGTCAGCAGCTGAACCAGCAGTTGAACCCTCCCTATAACCAGCACATGTACAATAACAACAGTTTAAACAACAACATGAATAAGCAAATGACTCAGTCGGTGTATATGATTCCAAATAGAATAAACAACAATTTTAATGGAAATATGAATGATGAGCAATATGGACCaatatatgcaaattttGATAAAGATGTACCAAACAACAATAACGTTGATtcgaattattattatacaaatgtAGATCAAATGAAAAACCATAAAGAAAAGTTTTTTCATGGCGGTGATGAAAATGGAAACAAGAATAACAAAAGACATACTACTAGATCAACTGTCAGCGCATCAGATGAGAGAAACTCAGAtagagaattaaaaaaagtacacaAAAAGAggggaagaagaagaaagaCTGATAATGAACAAGACACAGATTATAAAACAGGAAATAGTAACACTAACGCGAATGCTAGTGTTAATACTAACGTTAATAATAGTGAGAACATGTCTCAAggtacacataaatatagcGTATGTAATGAGAATGTGAGAAATGAGCACAAAAGTGATCCAGGGTACTCAACGTTTGTGGATGAAAACAACAAAACTGTTTCTTATA GAGTCTCGTATCACCCTGCGGATGCCGTTTGGGAGAAGATATCAGGTGTTAAG tTCGGTCCTATGATTTTAACAGCTCAGAGTAGGACAACAAATGTTATTTTGTCGAAAAAGAGATCGATTGAACTGGGGAATATTCTGCATAACCTTATA TAtggttatatatacaaaggAGACAATGTCAGGCTGACCATAGGGAAGGAATCGAAAAATGTTAAAAGTGGCTCACCTTTTTTCTTGCCAAGTTTTATGGACTGCAGTATACACAACGACGACGA CCTGGGGTCCGCTAAGatatttttgtgttttgTTTACCTGAAgtga
- the PmUG01_08048600 gene encoding conserved Plasmodium protein, unknown function, with protein sequence MENTDIEYLNISEKIKKKLYRNNLNTIEKVSTNYLEDGHVEEINVIQHEIFKYHLNDLGIRKDEEEEEEEEVDQAVNSGLLTYNNICSFSDTENYCARRKYLTRSGENFPDRSALSVSSLSSLSSLSSLSSLSSLSSLSSLLSSSRRSSYNSSCHSSHHSSRNSSHYSSRHSPHFSPITSLPSSSMSPYFRSDGGAYSTNNSKDKRTRNRSFLCENTNLLTYKHFNKISCNRNGNTWREKSKKYEQSGRSEEDFLMYSNFMKQNLKNVKSVKTGNNSLNDLLSNGIESSKIYFFYGNKIKINKIILVNLLLDYIVNNDSSNSSVVFIYFSFINDVSNIYNIIKEKIKKEMNNKEKNNKTKRNKKNEKNVKKNDISFDDILRKFYVVRVQSLSELTCLLLQIKNRYLKRNNSHDEFTNNLKNLSSIGIYNLTKIIKGLNITKSSAYFYLVRELKILAKIVNIPILICDHAKGEIVIHSANDKTCFKEQNLQDITKNTRSMFIQHENNSMIKNNKTYTCTIYNNNTMKHPLVNNMDEEHSSIAIFEDPQNYLCTEKKKTTNKAYWMNKRVGIISCSSNDEHSTNDSQVFTSSGSGEKHEHSQESESITDDPFSSIHIDDIIKLNTNDKKKNAILSIYNKNYNINKTVVPYPVYNTFDYIIDVEVIYKVRNKTIIRFTLLKSQNNIKHFYSYACIKNYMLMDVNT encoded by the exons ATGGAGAATACTGATatagaatatttaaatatatcggaaaaaattaaaaaaaaattatacaggAATAACTTAAATACAA TTGAAAAAGTAAGCACGAATTATTTGGAAGATGGTCATGTGGAA GAAATAAATGTTATTCAGCacgaaatatttaaatatcaCTTGAACGATTTAGGTATAAGaaaagatgaagaagaagaagaagaagaagaagtgGACCAAGCCGTGAATTCAGGGCTTCTTACTTACAATAATATTTGCTCATTTAGCGATACAGAAAATTACTGCGCTCGTAGGAAATACCTGACCCGTTCAGGTGAAAATTTCCCTGACCGTTCCGCACTCTCAGTGTCATCGCTGTCATCGCTGTCATCGCTGTCATCGCTGTCATCGCTGTCATCGCTGTCGTCGTTGTCGTCGCTGTTGTCCTCGTCACGTCGTTCTTCTTATAATTCATCCTGTCACTCATCCCATCACTCATCTCGCAACTCGTCTCATTACTCATCTCGTCATTCTCCGCATTTCTCGCCTATCACTTCACTACCATCTTCTTCTATGTCACCCTATTTTAGATCAGACGGGGGTGCCTACTCAACAAATAATAGTAAAGACAAAAGAACAAGGAACAGGTCTTTTTTGTGCGAAAATACCAACTTGTTAAcgtataaacattttaacaaaatttctTGCAATAGGAATGGTAATACGTGGAGGGAGAagtcaaaaaaatatgaacagtcAGGACGATCAGAGGAAGACTTTTTGATGTACTCCAATTTCATGaagcaaaatttaaaaaatgtgaagTCAGTAAAAACAGGAAATAATTCCTTAAACGACTTATTATCGAATGGAATAGAAagttcaaaaatatattttttttatggaaataaaataaaaataaataaaataattttagtgAATTTGTTGCTTGATTATATAGTTAATAATGATAGCTCAAACAGTAGCgtagtttttatatattttagttttattaaCGATGTAtcaaatatttacaatattataaaagagaaaataaaaaaagagatgaATAATAAAGAGAAGAACAATAAGACGAAGAGAAACaagaaaaatgagaaaaatgtGAAGAAGAACGATATTTCATTTGACGATATTCTTCGTAAATTTTACGTTGTTCGTGTGCAAAGTCTTAGTGAGCTCACCTGCTTATTGctacaaattaaaaatagatatttGAAGAGAAATAATTCTCACGATGAATTTactaataatttgaaaaatctGTCATCGATAGGAATATACAACTTAaccaaaataataaaaggttTAAACATTACAAAGTCTAGCGCTTACTTTTACTTAGTTCGTGAGCTAAAAATTCTTGCAAAGATTGTAAATATACCCATATTAATTTGTGATCATGCAAAAGGAGAAATAGTAATACATTCAGCTAATGACAAAACATGTTTTAAAGAACAAAACTTGCAAgatattactaaaaatacGCGAAGTATGTTTATACAACACGAAAATAATagtatgataaaaaataataaaacatatactTGTACaatttacaataataatacaatgaAACATCCTCTTGTTAATAACATGGATGAAGAGCACTCCTCCATTGCTATTTTTGAAGACCCGCAAAATTACTTatgtacagaaaaaaaaaaaacaacaaataAAGCGTACTGGATGAACAAACGTGTAGGAATAATATCTTGTAGTAGCAATGACGAGCACAGCACAAATGATAGCCAAGTTTTCACAAGCAGTGGATCAGGTGAAAAACACGAACACAGTCAGGAAAGCGAAAGTATAACAGATGATCCTTTTTCTAGCATACATATCGACGATATCATAAAACTTAACACAAAtgataagaagaaaaatgctattttatcaatatacaacaaaaactataatattaacaaaacaGTTGTTCCCTATCCAGTATACAACACATTTGATTACATCATAGACGTTGAAGTAATTTATAAGGTTCGGAATAAAACCATCATACGGTTTACTCTTCTTAAGtctcaaaataatattaaacattTCTATTCTTATGCttgtattaaaaattatatgctaATGGATGTTAATACATAA